A DNA window from Impatiens glandulifera chromosome 7, dImpGla2.1, whole genome shotgun sequence contains the following coding sequences:
- the LOC124910117 gene encoding uncharacterized protein LOC124910117: protein MEDMQTNYGFKLKYNKAWRSREQALMAVRGTVEESYGKLPSYLFMLAKSNPGCSIRGFKYCRPVLSVDASFLKHKIGGQLLIAIALDANEQLFPLAFGVVDSENNNSWIYFMQQLRVAIGLVPNLVFVSDRHPSIANALSAYLREQAEKARFYTVNPLNRFEFHVNDGQHDFQVDLQTRTCTCRVFDLSGLPCKHALAAARSRKTIPYEYCSRFFTTEAWCMAYVDTCYPVCDEGSWDIPENIKERVCLKPPIKVKKGRPTTKRRPSQGEPRKEQRRCNSCGGRGHNRATCKAVMPAPSTSRQQVAQPSQPSQPSQPSQPSQLAQPSQSSSLPHSLDNISFG, encoded by the exons atggaagacatgcagacaaATTATGGGTTTAAGCTGaaatataataaggcttggaggtctaGGGAACAAGCATTAATGGCAGTGCGAGGAACAGTGGAGGAATCATATGGAAAATTGCCATCATATTTGTTCATGTTGGCGAAGAGTAACCcag gcTGCTCAATCAGAGGTTTCAAGTATTGTCGTCCAGTATTGTCCGtcgatgctagttttcttaaacACAAGATTGGAGGTCAATTATTGATTGCaattgcattggatgcgaatgaacaactatttCCCCTTGCTTTTGGCGTTGTTGATtcggagaataataactcttggataTATTTTATGCAACAATTAAGAGTGGCAATTGGATTAGTCCCgaatctcgtcttcgtatctgatagacacccaagtattgccAATGCTTTGTccgct TACTTACGTGAACAAGccgagaaggccagattctacACCGTTAATCCGCTTAACAGATTCGAGTTTCATGTGAATGACGGTCAACATGATTTTCAAGTTGATCTCCAAACTCGAACttgtacttgtagggtatttgatctatctggtcttccttgtaaaCATGCCCTTGCTGCTGCCCGTTCTCGGAAAACTATTCCTTATGAGTACTGCTCAAG gTTTTTCACAACTGAAGCATGGTGTATGGCATATGTAGATACATGTTATCCAGTTTGCGATGAAGGTtcttgggatattccagaaaaTATCAAGGAACGAGTTTGTCTAAAACCCCCCATCAAGGTTAAGAAGGGTAGGCCAACAACAAAGCGTAGGCCATCACAAGGTGAGCCTCGTAAGGAACAGAGACGGTGCAACTCATGTGGCGGTCGAGGCCAtaacagggcaacatgcaaagcagtgatgcctgcaccatctacttcAAGACAACAAGTGGCACAACCTTCACAACCTTCACAACCTTCACAACCTTCACAACCGTCACAATTGGCACAACCTTCACAATCTTCATCTTTGCCACATTCTCTAGACAATATttcttttggttaa